A segment of the Candidatus Methylomirabilota bacterium genome:
TACGCCTTCAACCAGACGATGGGCATCACGATGATGGGCGGCTTCATGTCGTGGCTCTGGATCGTCCAGGCCATCCTCATCGGCATCCTGTTCCTCGGCTCCAACTACTATCTGTGGCTGGGCATGGAGCGCATCCCGGGGTCCGAGCGCTACCGCAAGTTCGTGCCGCCCATGCTCTTCATTCTCACCATCGGCTTCCTGATCTGGGCCACGCCCCGCACGATGGTGGTCACCTTCGACGAGGCGCGGGCCATGGGCGGCACCCACCATCCCGTGCTCGGCTTCTTCGGCGTCATGTCGGCCAAGAACACCGTCGTGAACCTCATGATCCTGACCACCTTCCTCTCCTACATCCTCTACCGGCGCGCCAACCGCATCTCGACCAAGCCATGGGTGAAGGCCGGAATGGGGGTGCAGTGGGCGGCCTTCGCCGTCACCGCGGTCATCGTGGTCTTCTTCGGCGTTTACGGCTACTTCGTGGACTCCCTCACCCGCATCGGGTTCTCGGTGTGGCAGGTGCTGGCCGTGCTGGCCTGCATCGTGATCGTGATGGCCATCGACATCCCGATGTTCCGGGGCGCCCGCTCCACCGGCGCCATCCGGTGGGGGACCATCGCCGCCCGCTCCCAGTACGTGCTCATCCTGCTCGCGGTGACCTTCACGTGGCTGATGGGACTGATGGGCTTCGCCCGCTCCGGCATCCGCCAGCACTGGCACGTCTACGGCGTCCTGCGGGACACCTCCGCCGAGGCGGTGACGCCGGCACTGGGCTACGCCGCCAACGTGATCACTGTCGTGACGATCATCTTCTTCGCCCTGGTGACGTTCATCTTCTGGCTGGGCGGGCTCGGCGAGCGGGGCAGGACCCAGGGCCACGCCCCGGCCCCGATGATCGCCGGCGGCAGCGATTCGTCGGAGGGGGCGGACGTAACGGCCCCCTCCGAGGCCTCCCCCAGGATCGATTGCGCCGGCAAAGCCGGCGCTCGGAAGAGCTAGTGTTCCGTCTGGGGAGTCATGTTAAGAGCCCGCCAGCACGCGGCGCCGGGGCCGACGGGCATGTGCGGCAGGGGTCGACGGGATCCGTTCCCGGCCCGTGGCGACGGACCCCGCGTGCCCAGGTGGAGCCCAGCCGCAGCGTGGCAGCGGACGCGTGCCGCGTGGTCCCGCGATCCCTGCCGTGCGTGCCCGTCGGCCCCGCCGGCAGCGGCGCGAGCGCGGCGATCGTTAACATGACTTTCCGAACGGAATACTAGTTATGCGCGTGCCGGTCGGCGTCAAGGTCGGGGTGTTCGCCCTGGCGGTGATGGGGAGCTACAGCTACTTCGCGAACTCCATTCCCCAGATCGAGTCCAGGCCGCCGCAGGAGCTCAGCCTCGAGGGCGGCCAGGTGACGACGGCGCAGCTCGTGAAGGCCGGCGAGGAGATCTTCAAGGCCAAGGGGACCTGCGAGGTGTGCCACCGCATCGGCCAGAAGGGGACGCGGGCGCCGGACCTGGCCGGCATCGGCTCTCGGGCCACCGGCCGCGCCGCCGAGCGCGCG
Coding sequences within it:
- a CDS encoding cytochrome ubiquinol oxidase subunit I codes for the protein MACDARNKLVCVLLVLFAVALLGSALPVDAQDASREPAYRAFPVLGSRLVVWAVAQLHLNFAAFILGCPIFAVIIEIIGWRTRDQRYDWLAHEFVKLTFAAFSTTALLGALLLFLFVGYYPRFWMYMTSIFFPTYWVYALLFFGETFIVYLWYYGWEWLSGSRKWIHVSLGVLANLVGTAILFVANSWVTFMISPGGIDESGRLTSLWAAIYNFTWMPLNVHRLIANIVFGGTIAAAYAAFRFLSAETQEERARYDWMGYVGNFVAISAFIVLPFAGYWLGREIYAFNQTMGITMMGGFMSWLWIVQAILIGILFLGSNYYLWLGMERIPGSERYRKFVPPMLFILTIGFLIWATPRTMVVTFDEARAMGGTHHPVLGFFGVMSAKNTVVNLMILTTFLSYILYRRANRISTKPWVKAGMGVQWAAFAVTAVIVVFFGVYGYFVDSLTRIGFSVWQVLAVLACIVIVMAIDIPMFRGARSTGAIRWGTIAARSQYVLILLAVTFTWLMGLMGFARSGIRQHWHVYGVLRDTSAEAVTPALGYAANVITVVTIIFFALVTFIFWLGGLGERGRTQGHAPAPMIAGGSDSSEGADVTAPSEASPRIDCAGKAGARKS